The Brassica oleracea var. oleracea cultivar TO1000 chromosome C6, BOL, whole genome shotgun sequence genome includes a region encoding these proteins:
- the LOC106300599 gene encoding probable serine/threonine-protein kinase At1g09600, protein MGCICSKGAAEEEDNVAFHRQKENWNKSSSVQLLATLPSNKDDFSHKAVDGSSGGGRRASGLIVPVDDSHDGKTVIVERPSSSHRGRRVSDNGKGEGLIISNVPRSAEAELIAAGWPYWLTSVAGEAIKGWVPRRADSFEKLDKIGQGTYSIVYKARDLETGQIVAMKKVRFANMDPESVRFMAREINILRKLDHPNVMKLQCIVTSKLSGSLHLVFEYMEHDLSGLALRPHVKFTEPQIKCFMKQLLCGLEHCHSRGILHRDIKGSNLLVNNDGVLKIGDFGLASFYNPDSDQPLTSRVVTLWYRAPELLLGSTEYGPAIDLWSVGCILAELFVGKPIMPGRTEVEQMHNIFKLCGSATEEFWETTKFPQATSYRPQHPYKRVLQETFKNLPSSSLALLDKLLSVEPETRCSASSTLMSEFFTTEPLPCHISSLPKYPPSKELDAKKRNEEARRKRAEAVKWRGHESARRGLRDSKITPEFLASGHSNVLINTPLGFKKSSGKHFADTKSMIHPSAAWNKNGGSKSNVGEVRASRSNNVLVTMGDYLSSSSQKENVASRKPTTTYMRKKNIMHCSGPLMPPGGNIEDMMKDHERGIQEAVRKSRLDKSAAKKKNDIPVRACA, encoded by the exons CTGGAACAAATCTTCCTCAGTGCAATTGCTTGCTACTCTGCCTTCAAATAAAGACGACTTCTCTCATAAAGCCGTTGATGGAAGCTCCGGTGGTGGAAGAAGAGCGAGCGGTTTGATTGTTCCTGTAGATGATAGTCATGATGGTAAAACAGTCATTGTGGAGAGACCTTCGAGTTCTCATCGAGGAAGAAGGGTCTCAGACAATGGCAAAGGAGAAGGGTTGATTATTTCGAATGTTCCTCGTAGCGCAGAAGCAGAGCTTATTGCTGCTGGATGGCCTTACTGGTTAACCTCTGTAGCAGGTGAAGCCATCAAAGGTTGGGTTCCTCGCCGTGCAGATTCCTTTGAGAAGCTTGACAAA ATAGGACAAGGGACTTACAGCATTGTGTATAAGGCTAGGGATCTTGAGACGGGCCAAATAGTGGCGATGAAGAAGGTGAGGTTTGCTAATATGGATCCGGAGAGTGTGAGGTTCATGGCTAGAGAAATCAACATTTTGAGAAAGCTAGACCATCCAAATGTTATGAAGCTTCAGTGTATTGTCACTTCAAAGCTATCAGGTAGCTTGCACCTTGTGTTTGAGTACATGGAGCATGATCTTTCAGGCCTTGCCCTCAGGCCTCATGTCAAATTCACTGAGCCACAA ATAAAGTGTTTTATGAAACAACTGCTATGTGGACTAGAGCATTGTCATAGCCGTGGAATCCTTCACCGTGACATCAAGGGTTCGAATCTTTTGGTGAATAATGATGGAGTTCTCAAGATTGGAGATTTTGGTCTAGCTAGTTTTTATAATCCGGATAGTGATCAACCGCTGACAAGCCGTGTAGTGACCTTGTGGTATAGAGCACCTGAGCTTCTACTTGGATCAACAGAATATGGACCCGCCATTGATCTCTGGAGCGTTGGTTGCATTTTAGCTGAACTCTTTGTAGGAAAACCAATCATGCCTGGAAGAACAGAG GTGGAGCAAATGCATAATATATTTAAGCTGTGTGGTTCAGCAACAGAAGAATTCTGGGAGACGACAAAGTTCCCACAGGCGACAAGTTACAGACCGCAACATCCTTACAAGCGTGTGCTTCAAGAGACTTTCAAGAACTTACCATCTTCTTCTTTGGCTCTCCTTGACAAGCTTCTCTCTGTAGAACCAGAGACAAGATGCTCAGCTTCTTCTACTCTAATGAGCGAG TTTTTTACAACGGAGCCACTCCCTTGTCACATATCAAGTCTGCCTAAGTATCCTCCAAGCAAGGAACTTGATGCAAAGAAACGAAACGAAGAAGCAAGAAGGAAAAGAGCTGAAGCAGTGAAGTGGCGTGGACACGAATCTGCGAGAAGAGGTTTAAGAGACTCCAAGATAACACCGGAGTTCCTTGCTTCAGGCCATTCAAATGTCTTAATCAACACTCCTCTTGGCTTCAAGAAATCGAGTGGAAAACACTTTGCTGATACCAAGTCAATGATCCATCCAAGCGCGGCATGGAATAAGAATGGTGGCTCTAAGAGCAATGTAGGAGAGGTGAGAGCTAGCCGGTCTAACAACGTGCTTGTTACAATGGGAGATTACTTATCTAGCTCTTCCCAAAAGGAAAATGTAGCTTCAAGAAAACCCACAACG ACATACATGCGCAAGAAGAACATAATGCACTGTTCAGGTCCTTTGATGCCTCCTGGTGGTAACATTGAAGATATGATGAAAGATCACGAGAGAGGAATCCAAGAAGCTGTACGCAAGTCCCGCCTTGACAAATCTGCAGCAAAGAAGAAGAACGATATCCCAGTGAGAGCATGTGCCTAG